A genomic stretch from Dehalococcoidales bacterium includes:
- the aspS gene encoding aspartate--tRNA ligase, with protein sequence MLKTHNCGEIRKEHVGSKVTLAGWVDRRRDHGGLIFIDLRDREGIVQIVFNPDVSRSSHETANDMRSEYVVQVTGEVALRPAGTENRQMPTGEVEVIADSTAILNTSETPPFYINRDIDVDENLRLQYRYLDLRRSRMLKNLILRHRAVKYMRDFLDARGFLEIETPIMIKSTPEGARDYLVPSRVHPGKFYALPQSPQQLKQLLMVAGVEKYFQIAKCFRDEDTRADRQPEHTQLDLEMSFVEEEDILQLMEELFTSLVETVTPEKKIIKPWPRLPYEDAMERYGSDKPDLRFGLELGDLSDIVAGSEFGVFRDAVAGGGRVKGIRAPGCGGYSRNQLEELNKLAKNSGARGLLTISLGSESGDLDSLTMDMVKSVAARFLTLDQVKEIARKLGASRGDLLLIAAGDIKMVGRVLSDLRLEVGRRLNLTDPDTLVFAFVQNFPLFRWDETAGRWDSEHHPFTAPIDEDIPLLDTAPGEMHSKHYDIVCNGLELASGSIRIHRSDIQRKVFQLLGYTDDEIDERFGHMLEAFGYGAPPHGGIAPGIDRFVMILAGEETIREVIAFPKNQNAADLTLNAPAPVSEEQLAELHLRLREE encoded by the coding sequence TTGCTTAAGACTCACAATTGTGGTGAAATCCGAAAGGAGCACGTCGGGAGTAAGGTAACACTGGCCGGCTGGGTTGACCGACGTCGTGACCATGGCGGGCTTATTTTCATTGACCTGCGAGACCGTGAGGGGATTGTGCAGATTGTTTTCAATCCGGATGTGTCCCGCTCCAGCCACGAAACAGCGAACGACATGCGCAGCGAATACGTGGTGCAGGTTACCGGTGAGGTGGCATTACGTCCCGCCGGTACCGAGAACAGACAGATGCCTACTGGCGAAGTAGAGGTGATTGCCGATAGCACCGCCATTCTGAATACATCGGAGACCCCGCCGTTTTACATAAACAGGGATATCGATGTCGATGAGAACCTGCGTCTTCAATACCGCTATCTTGACCTACGCCGCAGCCGGATGTTGAAAAATCTGATTCTCCGCCACCGGGCAGTGAAGTACATGCGTGACTTCCTGGATGCACGCGGCTTCCTGGAAATCGAGACTCCGATAATGATAAAGAGCACTCCGGAAGGCGCGCGTGATTACCTGGTGCCGAGCCGGGTCCATCCGGGTAAGTTCTATGCACTACCGCAGTCGCCCCAGCAACTCAAGCAGTTGCTGATGGTGGCCGGAGTAGAAAAATACTTCCAGATAGCCAAATGCTTTCGGGATGAAGACACCCGCGCTGACCGCCAGCCGGAACATACCCAACTCGACCTTGAAATGAGCTTCGTAGAAGAGGAAGACATTCTCCAACTGATGGAAGAACTGTTTACGTCACTGGTAGAAACGGTGACTCCCGAGAAGAAGATTATCAAACCGTGGCCTCGTTTGCCTTATGAAGACGCCATGGAACGCTATGGTAGTGACAAACCTGACCTGCGCTTCGGTCTGGAACTTGGTGACCTGTCTGATATAGTAGCCGGCTCGGAGTTTGGCGTATTCCGCGATGCTGTTGCCGGAGGTGGCAGGGTAAAAGGTATCCGCGCTCCTGGATGTGGCGGGTACAGCCGGAACCAGCTTGAAGAATTAAACAAGCTGGCAAAGAATTCCGGAGCACGAGGGTTGTTGACCATATCCCTCGGCAGCGAGTCGGGTGACCTTGATTCGCTCACTATGGATATGGTGAAATCGGTCGCTGCCAGATTTCTTACCCTGGACCAGGTAAAGGAAATAGCGCGAAAACTGGGCGCGAGCAGGGGAGACCTTCTACTGATTGCCGCCGGGGATATAAAGATGGTCGGTCGTGTCCTGAGTGATTTACGACTCGAGGTGGGCCGTCGACTTAACCTTACCGACCCGGATACACTGGTGTTTGCCTTCGTGCAGAACTTTCCATTATTCAGGTGGGATGAGACTGCAGGACGCTGGGACTCGGAGCACCACCCCTTTACCGCGCCAATAGACGAGGATATCCCCCTGCTGGATACTGCGCCGGGTGAGATGCACTCCAAGCACTATGATATCGTCTGCAATGGACTGGAGCTTGCCAGCGGCAGTATCAGGATTCACCGGAGCGACATACAGCGGAAGGTGTTCCAACTGCTGGGTTATACCGACGATGAGATTGACGAACGTTTCGGACACATGCTTGAAGCATTCGGGTACGGCGCGCCTCCTCATGGTGGTATCGCCCCGGGCATTGATCGCTTTGTGATGATACTTGCTGGAGAGGAGACAATCCGGGAAGTGATTGCATTCCCCAAGAACCAGAACGCCGCAGACCTTACTCTGAATGCTCCTGCACCGGTAAGCGAAGAGCAACTGGCTGAACTGCACCTGCGGCTGCGTGAGGAATGA
- a CDS encoding thiolase family protein: MSTLEAWKNMREVCIVGIGMHKFGRWPDKSPGDLVREAALAAFEDAGCTFKDIEVGFSGRVQAVTGTGQYVFGELGQSGILIDNVEKACASASTAIRVATWVVGAGLYDVALCTGVEKMQRGLLGAPMSEASASYSQLMGLGIMPGEYAMRARRHMSEYGSTREMYAQVAVKSHKNGALNPYAQYQTPVTLEEVLNARMIADPLTLYQCSPSSDGATATVICAREVAHRFRGKPITIAGWGSGTPSYSPVGIGGDVAEGFIAKVSKEAYERASIGPEDVDVCQVHDAFSAGEVFAVEELGFCPIGEGGQFIWEGRADIGGDKPVNTDGGLESRGHPMGATGIAQAIEIVHQLRGDAGPRQIPGNPTVGLQHNVGVGGCNILIYKK, encoded by the coding sequence ATGAGTACTCTTGAAGCCTGGAAGAACATGAGAGAGGTTTGCATCGTCGGTATCGGGATGCACAAATTCGGCCGCTGGCCGGACAAGAGTCCGGGTGACCTGGTGCGTGAAGCTGCCCTGGCCGCATTTGAAGACGCCGGATGTACGTTCAAGGATATCGAGGTTGGTTTTAGCGGCCGGGTGCAGGCGGTCACCGGTACCGGCCAGTACGTCTTCGGTGAATTAGGCCAGTCCGGTATCCTCATCGACAACGTGGAGAAAGCCTGCGCCAGCGCCTCGACGGCCATCCGGGTAGCCACCTGGGTCGTGGGTGCCGGTCTCTACGATGTCGCCCTGTGCACAGGGGTGGAGAAGATGCAGCGGGGTCTGCTGGGAGCACCGATGAGTGAAGCCTCGGCAAGCTACTCGCAGTTGATGGGTCTGGGCATCATGCCCGGGGAGTATGCCATGAGGGCCAGACGGCACATGAGTGAGTACGGCTCCACCCGGGAGATGTATGCCCAGGTAGCGGTGAAGAGCCACAAGAACGGGGCACTGAACCCCTATGCCCAGTACCAGACACCGGTCACACTGGAAGAGGTGCTCAATGCGCGCATGATTGCCGACCCACTCACCCTGTACCAGTGTTCCCCGTCCAGTGATGGAGCGACGGCGACAGTGATATGTGCCAGAGAGGTAGCGCACCGCTTCCGTGGTAAGCCGATAACAATTGCCGGTTGGGGCAGCGGTACCCCGTCCTACAGTCCGGTGGGGATTGGTGGTGATGTTGCCGAGGGATTCATTGCCAAGGTGAGCAAGGAGGCCTACGAGAGGGCCAGCATCGGTCCCGAGGACGTTGATGTTTGCCAGGTGCACGATGCCTTCAGTGCCGGTGAGGTCTTTGCCGTGGAGGAGCTCGGGTTCTGTCCCATCGGTGAAGGCGGCCAGTTCATCTGGGAAGGCCGGGCGGACATCGGTGGTGATAAGCCGGTTAATACCGATGGCGGTCTGGAGAGTCGGGGGCATCCAATGGGAGCGACCGGTATTGCCCAGGCAATAGAGATTGTCCACCAGCTAAGGGGTGATGCCGGACCGAGGCAGATACCGGGAAACCCCACGGTAGGCCTACAGCACAACGTGGGCGTTGGCGGCTGTAATATCCTTATCTATAAGAAATAG
- a CDS encoding OB-fold domain-containing protein, with protein MMSEATTGKKRLPLRRAGFIIPEDPKAEPYLVGCKCGNCGKYFAPPRVICLNCAGQQMEPAALSGKGTVYSYTIVHQQLPFSVVQVPYAIVIVALEEGCQTHGVVTGNLDSVAVGAPIEVYFEKVREDDEGNDLIVNKFRIVQK; from the coding sequence ATGATGAGTGAAGCCACAACCGGTAAAAAACGGCTCCCCTTGAGGCGGGCAGGGTTTATCATACCGGAGGACCCCAAGGCAGAACCATACCTTGTTGGCTGTAAGTGTGGTAACTGCGGTAAGTACTTCGCACCTCCGAGAGTCATCTGCCTCAACTGTGCGGGGCAGCAAATGGAACCGGCGGCTCTGAGTGGTAAGGGCACGGTATATAGCTATACGATTGTCCACCAGCAGCTACCCTTCTCCGTGGTTCAGGTACCGTACGCGATTGTTATCGTAGCCCTGGAAGAGGGATGCCAGACTCACGGGGTAGTCACCGGTAATCTGGATTCTGTGGCAGTGGGTGCGCCTATTGAGGTCTACTTTGAGAAGGTCAGAGAAGACGACGAAGGCAACGACCTGATAGTAAACAAGTTTCGTATTGTACAGAAGTAA